One Bifidobacterium angulatum DSM 20098 = JCM 7096 DNA window includes the following coding sequences:
- a CDS encoding DUF4230 domain-containing protein, producing MITVNPDSLRFFDKSDSIFNAADVQDTADALKDAKKQSESKLDRTQLLKVANKQAKDVIERLYAPTTEAGIYTVTVTTTDPK from the coding sequence GTGATTACTGTCAATCCCGATTCCCTACGATTTTTTGACAAGTCAGATTCCATCTTCAACGCGGCTGATGTTCAGGATACCGCGGATGCGTTGAAGGATGCCAAGAAGCAGTCCGAATCCAAATTGGACCGAACTCAGTTGCTGAAAGTTGCGAATAAACAGGCCAAGGATGTTATCGAGCGTTTGTATGCGCCAACTACTGAAGCCGGGATATACACGGTGACAGTGACTACAACCGATCCCAAGTGA
- the purC gene encoding phosphoribosylaminoimidazolesuccinocarboxamide synthase — translation MEKLEKLYEGKAKQLYATDDPEVLWVEYKNSATAGDGEKKEDFAGKGRLNNLITTLIFDLLKKRGIDSHLVARVGDTSQLVKKVTMFPLEIVLRNTAAGHFCSRLGVKEGIELKEPVLEYFLKNDDLHDPFVNDDDLVALDVCTREDLAEIAPLARRINEALIEIFAKIDVKLVDFKIEMGRTSDGTLLLADEITPDSCRLWDQRDHSGKVEHLDKDLFRRDLGDIIPAYEEIESRLAELAKSEGIEVAE, via the coding sequence ATGGAGAAGTTGGAAAAGCTCTACGAGGGCAAAGCCAAGCAACTGTACGCAACTGACGATCCGGAGGTGCTCTGGGTCGAATATAAGAACTCCGCTACCGCAGGTGACGGCGAGAAGAAGGAAGATTTCGCCGGCAAGGGCAGGCTGAACAACCTCATCACCACGCTGATCTTCGACCTGCTGAAGAAGCGCGGCATCGACAGCCATCTGGTGGCCCGCGTGGGCGACACCTCCCAGCTGGTCAAGAAGGTCACCATGTTCCCGCTCGAAATCGTGCTGCGCAACACCGCGGCCGGCCACTTCTGCTCCCGTCTGGGCGTCAAGGAAGGCATCGAGCTCAAGGAGCCGGTGCTCGAATACTTCCTGAAGAACGACGATCTGCACGATCCGTTCGTGAACGACGACGATCTGGTGGCGCTCGACGTGTGCACCCGCGAGGATCTGGCCGAAATCGCGCCGCTCGCACGCCGCATCAACGAGGCCCTGATCGAGATCTTCGCCAAGATCGACGTCAAGCTCGTGGACTTCAAGATCGAGATGGGCCGTACCTCCGACGGCACGCTGCTGCTCGCCGATGAGATCACCCCGGATTCCTGCCGCCTGTGGGATCAGCGCGACCATTCCGGCAAGGTCGAGCATCTCGATAAGGATCTGTTCCGCCGCGACCTGGGCGACATCATCCCCGCCTACGAGGAGATCGAAAGCCGCCTGGCCGAGCTCGCCAAGTCCGAAGGCATCGAAGTCGCCGAATGA
- a CDS encoding phosphoribosylformylglycinamidine synthase, whose translation MVFRVYVEKKPGFDVEAQQLANELTTILGIKALKNVRLVNRYDVEGISEELFAQATPTVFSEPQVDNVSADLPDFGDATVFAVEYLPGQFDQRADSASECIQLISQGERPTVRSAKVYALEGELSEADVEAIKHYVINPVEAREASLDVKTTLKTQVPVPGKVEVISGFRTMSDAELEQFIEDRGLAMDLADLQFCREHFTEEQRDPTITEIKVIDTYWSDHCRHTTFGTQLDEVAIDDAAVKAAFDKYLEMRHELGRDAKPVCLMDMGTIGAKWLKKNGILKNLDESEEINACTVKVKVDVNGHDEDWLFLFKNETHNHPTEIEPFGGAATCIGGCIRDPLSGRSYVYQAMRVTGAADPTVPVSETLEGKLPQRKLVTTAAAGYSSYGNQIGLATGQVDEIYHPGYVAKRMEVGAVVAATPADHVRRETPAPGDKVILLGGRTGRDGIGGATGASKAHNVESLELDGAEVQKGNAPVERKLQRLFRRGDACRLIKRCNDFGAGGVSVAVGELADGLYVDLNKVSKKYEGLDGTELAISESQERMAVDVAAEDADEFLGYAKEENLEAEVIATVTEEPRMTMVWNGDTIVDLSREFLASNGAPKHQVVHVEAQHGYATPWKTGTLAERMHTMLTDLNVASNKGLSERFDSTIGAGTVLMPFGGRKQLTPNMAMVAKLPVFGETTTASAMAWGFNPYIMEQNQFTGAYLSVVESLSKLVAAGFEHEKAYLSFQEYFEKLRDEPERWGKPMAAVLGALMAQVDLGAGAIGGKDSMSGTFEQLDVPPTLISFAVAVGNMKRATSPEFKGAGHRVVRIAPRYNADGLTPDKDALLEVFSAVEELTDFGDALAVSTPGYGATAEAIFKMTVGNQIGVKLADGISVDDLFAPAYGSFIIELADNAKVPAVSNLVEVSEVGETTEAYQFVAAGETLDLAELQDAWEGGIESVFPYRSKGDEKGKTVETVSFNAPKKTVYTGTGVAKPHVIIPVFPGNNCEYDSAAAFERAGADVSTLIVNNLTPAAVAESTNALVEEIKKSQIIMIPGGFSGGDEPDGSAKFITAFFRAPAVTEAVRDLLNNRDGLMLGICNGFQALIKLGLVPYGDIVPMTAECPTLTFNTIGRHQSRLVRTRVASNLSPWLAKTEVGDMHTIAISHGEGRFVASDDVLAQLKANGQIATQYVDEAGVPGMDLSVNPNGSLLAIEGITSPDGRVFGKMGHSERYSNGTFVNVPGEKDQPLFAAGVEYFTA comes from the coding sequence ATGGTTTTTCGCGTATACGTGGAAAAGAAGCCGGGCTTCGACGTCGAGGCGCAGCAGCTCGCCAATGAGCTCACGACCATCCTCGGCATCAAAGCTCTGAAGAACGTTCGTCTTGTCAACCGTTACGACGTGGAAGGCATCAGCGAGGAGCTGTTCGCCCAGGCTACGCCGACCGTGTTCAGCGAACCGCAGGTGGATAACGTCTCCGCCGATTTGCCTGATTTCGGCGACGCAACCGTATTCGCCGTGGAATACCTGCCCGGCCAGTTCGACCAGCGCGCGGATTCCGCCAGCGAATGCATCCAGCTGATCTCGCAGGGCGAGCGCCCGACCGTGCGTTCCGCCAAGGTGTATGCGCTGGAAGGCGAGCTCTCCGAAGCCGATGTCGAGGCCATCAAGCATTACGTGATCAACCCGGTGGAGGCGCGTGAGGCCTCGCTGGATGTGAAGACCACGCTCAAGACCCAGGTGCCGGTTCCCGGCAAGGTGGAGGTCATCAGCGGCTTCCGCACCATGAGCGACGCCGAGCTCGAACAATTCATCGAGGATCGCGGTCTGGCCATGGATCTGGCCGATCTGCAGTTCTGCCGCGAGCATTTCACCGAGGAACAGCGCGATCCGACGATCACCGAGATCAAGGTGATCGACACCTATTGGTCCGATCATTGCCGCCACACCACGTTCGGCACGCAGCTCGATGAGGTCGCAATCGATGACGCCGCGGTCAAGGCCGCGTTCGACAAGTATCTTGAGATGCGCCACGAGCTGGGCCGCGACGCCAAGCCGGTGTGTCTGATGGATATGGGCACGATCGGCGCGAAGTGGCTCAAGAAGAACGGCATTCTGAAGAACCTCGACGAATCCGAGGAGATCAACGCCTGCACCGTCAAGGTGAAGGTGGATGTGAACGGCCACGACGAGGACTGGCTGTTCCTGTTCAAGAACGAAACGCACAACCACCCCACCGAGATCGAACCGTTCGGCGGCGCAGCCACCTGCATCGGCGGCTGCATCCGCGACCCGCTGTCCGGCCGTTCCTACGTGTACCAGGCCATGCGCGTGACCGGCGCCGCCGATCCGACCGTGCCGGTGTCCGAGACGCTTGAGGGCAAGCTCCCCCAGCGCAAGCTCGTCACCACCGCCGCAGCCGGCTACTCCTCCTACGGCAACCAGATCGGCCTGGCCACCGGTCAGGTGGACGAGATCTACCACCCCGGCTATGTGGCCAAGCGCATGGAGGTCGGTGCGGTTGTGGCCGCGACCCCGGCCGATCATGTACGCCGCGAAACCCCGGCTCCGGGCGACAAGGTCATCCTGCTCGGCGGTCGTACCGGCCGTGACGGCATCGGCGGCGCTACCGGCGCGTCCAAGGCGCATAACGTCGAATCCCTGGAGCTTGATGGCGCCGAGGTGCAGAAGGGCAACGCTCCGGTGGAGCGTAAGCTGCAGCGTCTGTTCCGTCGTGGCGACGCATGCCGTCTGATCAAGCGCTGCAACGATTTCGGCGCCGGTGGCGTGTCCGTGGCGGTCGGCGAGCTGGCCGACGGCCTGTACGTGGACCTCAACAAGGTGTCGAAGAAGTACGAGGGTCTGGACGGCACCGAACTGGCGATTTCCGAATCCCAGGAGCGCATGGCCGTGGACGTGGCCGCCGAGGATGCGGACGAGTTCCTGGGCTACGCCAAGGAGGAGAACCTCGAGGCCGAGGTCATCGCGACCGTGACCGAAGAGCCGCGCATGACGATGGTATGGAACGGCGACACGATCGTGGATCTGTCCCGCGAGTTCCTCGCCTCCAACGGCGCTCCAAAGCATCAGGTGGTGCATGTCGAGGCGCAGCACGGCTACGCCACCCCGTGGAAGACCGGCACGCTCGCCGAACGCATGCACACCATGCTCACCGATCTGAACGTGGCCTCCAACAAGGGACTTTCCGAACGCTTCGACTCCACCATCGGCGCGGGCACCGTGCTCATGCCGTTCGGCGGGCGTAAGCAGCTGACCCCGAACATGGCCATGGTGGCCAAGCTGCCGGTGTTCGGCGAGACCACCACCGCCTCCGCGATGGCTTGGGGCTTCAACCCGTACATCATGGAGCAGAACCAGTTCACGGGCGCCTACCTGTCCGTGGTCGAGTCGCTCTCGAAGCTGGTCGCTGCCGGTTTTGAGCATGAGAAGGCATACCTGAGCTTCCAGGAGTACTTCGAGAAGCTGCGCGACGAGCCGGAACGCTGGGGCAAGCCGATGGCCGCCGTGCTGGGTGCTTTGATGGCTCAGGTGGATCTGGGCGCTGGCGCGATCGGCGGCAAGGATTCCATGTCCGGCACCTTCGAACAGCTTGACGTTCCGCCGACCCTGATCTCCTTCGCTGTGGCCGTAGGCAACATGAAGCGCGCCACCTCCCCCGAGTTCAAGGGCGCCGGCCACCGTGTGGTCCGCATCGCCCCGCGCTATAACGCCGATGGTCTCACGCCGGATAAGGACGCGCTGCTGGAAGTGTTCTCCGCGGTCGAGGAACTCACCGACTTCGGCGATGCGCTGGCCGTGTCCACGCCGGGCTACGGTGCGACCGCCGAGGCTATCTTCAAGATGACGGTCGGCAACCAGATCGGCGTGAAGCTGGCCGATGGCATCAGCGTGGACGACCTGTTCGCCCCGGCCTATGGTTCCTTCATCATCGAACTTGCCGACAACGCGAAGGTTCCGGCCGTATCCAACCTGGTTGAGGTCAGTGAGGTCGGCGAGACCACCGAGGCCTACCAGTTCGTGGCAGCCGGTGAGACGCTGGATCTGGCCGAGCTGCAGGACGCTTGGGAGGGCGGCATCGAATCCGTGTTCCCGTACCGATCCAAGGGCGACGAAAAGGGCAAGACCGTTGAGACCGTGTCCTTCAATGCGCCGAAGAAGACCGTGTACACCGGCACCGGCGTCGCCAAGCCGCATGTGATCATCCCCGTGTTCCCCGGCAACAACTGCGAATACGATTCCGCAGCCGCCTTCGAGCGCGCGGGAGCCGACGTGAGCACGCTCATCGTGAACAACCTCACCCCCGCCGCCGTGGCCGAATCCACCAACGCGTTGGTCGAGGAAATCAAGAAGAGCCAGATCATCATGATCCCCGGCGGCTTCTCCGGCGGCGACGAGCCGGACGGCTCCGCCAAGTTCATCACCGCGTTCTTCCGTGCCCCGGCTGTGACCGAGGCCGTGCGCGACCTGCTGAACAACCGCGATGGCCTGATGCTCGGCATCTGCAATGGTTTCCAGGCGCTCATCAAGCTCGGCCTAGTGCCGTACGGCGACATCGTGCCGATGACCGCCGAATGCCCGACGCTGACGTTCAACACCATCGGCCGCCACCAGAGCCGTCTGGTGCGCACCCGCGTGGCCTCGAACCTCTCCCCGTGGCTGGCGAAGACCGAGGTGGGCGACATGCACACCATCGCCATCTCCCACGGCGAAGGCCGTTTCGTGGCTTCCGACGATGTGCTCGCCCAGCTCAAGGCCAATGGCCAGATCGCCACGCAGTACGTGGACGAGGCCGGTGTGCCGGGCATGGACCTGAGCGTGAACCCGAACGGTTCACTGCTGGCCATCGAAGGCATCACCAGCCCGGACGGCCGTGTGTTCGGCAAGATGGGCCACTCCGAGCGTTACAGCAACGGCACGTTCGTGAATGTGCCCGGCGAGAAGGATCAGCCGCTGTTCGCAGCCGGCGTGGAGTACTTCACCGCCTGA